Genomic DNA from Hordeum vulgare subsp. vulgare chromosome 2H, MorexV3_pseudomolecules_assembly, whole genome shotgun sequence:
TGCGGCGTCCGGCGAGGCGACCGGCGCAGTGCGGCGTCCAGCGAGGCGACcggcgcggcgcggcgaggcGAGCGACTTCTATCACGCCGATTCCGGTTTCGTGAGACAGTTCAGGTTAGTGGTTTGTGATGCAGAAGACGATGGACGGTCTTCCTTATATTTTTAGGTCCGCCACTGTCGAAATGCGATTGGTCCAACACGGCCACACGTGTCCCCTCCAACTGACCACGTGTCCCCTCCACCTCGAGCGCCACCGCCTACTTCCTAGAGCTGCAAAGAGCAACCCCTAGCTCCAGCCGCACTTCACTAGCTTGTGGAAGAGGAGTGGAGTTCGTCGCGAACCAGGGGATCACCTCTCAGAgatagaggagaaaaaggaaacgaGGTCAAATCCTTCACAAGCCAGCATCTTGGACCATGCTGCCAACTAGTTTCGCCACCCGCGGGGCCGCGGGGCCGGAGCCCCTGCTGCCGGCGGCTTCCCGCGCCGTGCTGTCGGAGTTCGTCGCCACCGCCGTGTTCGTCTTCGCCGCCGAAGGCTCCGTCTACGGCCTCTGTACGTGAACGCCCGTGCCTCTTGATTTTTTGCCACGCGTagtctctcgtacatggacatgTCGCGGTGCTGTATGTGAAGAGTTTGGTTCTGTCTGTATGGCAGGGAAGATGTACAAGGACACGGGCACGCTGGGGGGCCTGCTCGTGGTGGCGGTGGCGCACGCGCTCGCTCTGGCCGCGGCGGTGGCGCTGGCGAGCGACGCCTCCGGCGGGCACGTCAACCCGGCCGTCACGTTCGGCGTGCTCGTCGGCAGGCGCATCTCCTTTGCGCGCGCCGTGCTCTACTGGGCGGCGCAGCTTCTCGGCGCCGTGCTCGCCGCCGCTCTCCTCAGGATCATCTCCGGCGGCGTGGTAATTAAGCTCTTCCCTTCTCAGCACGCGCTCTTTTTCTCTACACGGCGCTTGCCTTCGATTAAGCTGTTTCTGAAAAAAGATCACCACGGTCAGAGCACCGCTCTTCGCTACATTTTGGTTGTTTCTTGAGCCTACCAACAAATTCAAACAAGCGGTCGTGTGTTTCCATTTCCATTCGGCGTGAGTTATCCTGCCCATCGTATACACGTCGTCATGTTCGCCACGTCTCACTTCTGCATGCTGTATGTGTCTTTGTCCTGCAGCGTCCCATGGGGTTCACGCTCGGCCACGGCATCCACGAGCGGCACGCGCTGCTGCTCGAGGTCGTCATGACGTTCGGGCTCATGTACACCGTGTACGCCACCGCCGTCGATCGGAACCGCGGTGGCAACGTCGGCGCCATCGCGCCCATCGCCATCGGCTTCGTCCTGGGCGCCAACATCCTCGCCGGCGGCCCGTTCGACGGCGCGGCGATGAACCCGGCGCGGGCGTTCGGCCCGGCGCTCGTCGGCTGGACCTGGCGCCACCACTGGGTCTACTGGGTCGGCCCGCTGATCGGCGCCGGGCTGGCCGGCGCGCTGTACGAGTTTGTCATGGCCGAGCAACCCGTGGAGCCGGCGGCCGCGGCCACCCGTGGGCTGCCCGTGCCCGCCGAAGATTATTGAGTTGCACTTGCTGTAACTAATTACCACCTGCATGCAAGCACATGTTTCATGCAGTACATACTTGTTACGGAAAACGGAAATAAATTTGAGGGAGTCAGAGTCTGATTCCAAGCCGGTTAGTAACGGCACTTCGTGTTCGAGTTCAGCACGGTGTGGTGTGCGGGGAATAAGTAGATGACAGCCTCAACTAGCACCTGACTCGTAGCGCAAGCGACCTCAACTAGTACCAATGTCTTCTTGGTCTGAGCTCCCGGAGGACCTCGGCGACTCGATCCTCCACCGGCTCCGTCGCCACGAAGACCGCGTCTGCTTCGGCGCCGTCTGCCGGCAGTGGCGCTCCTGCGCACGGCGGAACAACCCTCCGCCGCAGTTCCCGTGGCTGGCCTTATCGGATCAGACCTTTTACAGCTTGTCGGACTCGTCTTTCCGGCCGCTGCCGCTCCGTCTCGACTTCCATCGCCAGGAACCGCATGCCCAGAGCTCCTGCGGCGAGTGGCTAGCCTATGAGCGCATCGACGGCGCCTACACGCTGGTAAACCCTTTCTCCAAGGCCATAACCATGGTGCTCCCTCGGCTGTCCGCAGGCAGGACCGACCTTGTCGGAGCCGGAGCCGGCCGTCAAGAAGCTGGTCATCTGCTCGCCTGACCTTGTCGCTGCGGTCGTTCGTGAGGAAGGGCTTCACAAGCTGGCCTTGTGCCGGCCAGGAGCGGCGTCCTGGGTGGTGACCGCGCACGACCAGCTGAGGCGAGTTCAAGATATGATCTTCTATCAAGGCAAGCTCTACATCCTCCAGGAGACCGGCGGGCACCTCCTCTCCGTCTCCGTCGGCGAGGACAGCGACACCGGCGAGCCGGCCGTGACCCGGGTGGACAGGCTTATGCGGGTCCCTGTATGGGGCTACATCGAGCCACCGCTGCAATACCTCCTGGAATCCGACGGCGCGCTGCTGATGATCCGCAGGAAGGATCCCAACGTAGCAGAGCCGCTACAGTTCCCGGGCAACGGTGGATTGGGTTTGAACAGGGTGGGCGCGGGCTTGGAGAAGGCGACCGGGTTCAAGGTGTTCGCGGCGGACTTGGCGGGATCACGGTGGACCAAGGTGAGGAGCGTCGTTCCCGAGCTGTACGCGTCCCGGACCAGTGCAGGGAGTACATCACGGGGAACCGTATCTTCTTCGTGGATTATCATGCCGCCAGGGGCAATCCCGGCTCGTTATACCGGAAGAGGGTCTGGTTTTACTGCAGCGTCCACGACATGGGGAAACGGCGCTCACAAACGTACCTGAGGACCCAGGTGCGGCCGCCGAAAGGGATTCCGTTGCGTGGCTGTTCCGTTGTTCGGAGACACGCATCAACAGCTAGGCTGCACGGTGATGCTATGCAAAAATTATTGTTATATGCATCTAAAGATGTAGATGTAAAACCAGATGATGTAGATGAAAAAAAATACATCTCGGTCTCCTCACGCACTAGAGATGTAAAAAGTTGAAATACACCGCCGCTTGAATCCCTCACcatcccccctcccccctccgcATCATCGGACGTATCCACGCACCTCCATTGCTTGAATCCACCGTTGTCGTCGCCCCGCCGCCTCCGCTACACCACCCACATCGTTGGCCGCAGCCCCGCACCGCCGCCCACAGCCCCCCTGTAGCCCCGCACCGACGTCCGTAGTGCCGCACCGCTCCGCGTGTGCATCACCTAGCCCCATGGCCACACCGCCccgtcccaacattgccatgccaTCAAGGAAGACCCTGAAGAGCAAGACCGGCTTCTTCGGCGTGAGGGCGAAGCCCTCCGGCAATTTCGGGGTGGAGTTCACCGACGTTGGTCCCTGCTTTTGGCTCGGCACCTACTCCACCGCCTACATGGTCGTGCATGCCTATGACTTGGTGGCATGGTGTCCCCGATGGCCGAAGAAGTACCTCAAATCCCGGAGATCGAGACACGCGCGAATGTGGAGATGCTCGTGCCGGGGGCATTCATATGGAAGAGATCAAGATGAAGAAGAGGCCCACCATTGTCGTTAGTCCCATCGATAGCGACGAGGCGGCGATGACGAGGTTCATGCGAGAGCATCCGGAGTATGTGAAAGGACCAtgatgttgcctagaggggggtgaatgggCGTCCTAAAAACTTTTATAGATTTGGCTTTAtcctaatgcagaaataaactaagagaaTACTTTTCAAGTacaaatcctaaatatactaagatcaactacgtgcaccaacaacttgttcTACTAAGATGAGAACAACAAGATTACTCACAAGCACaactaagttacacaaacttacttgagcaataTCACAAGATATGTAAGTGTATGACACAGGTTAGCAATTCAcactaaacacaagatatatcaaaaatagcaagtatgaattgcgggatataaagtgtaggcctaaatgattaatctttacagggaaatagccaacacaatataatgaggacaACAATAGTTAGtgaatgtatgctcaagtaaccaaagtaaaccacaagtaagaagttagggttagggataaccgaaatCACGGAGATGAGGATGTATccggatgttcacttccttgaagGAAAGCTAGACATCGtttgagaggtggatgttaccatgaaggcacaccaacaccacgaaggctcactCTATTGTCCTTGAGATATCACTACGAAGGCGAttcccaaccactagtggtagaacttgaggcggcctccaaaccttcacaaacttttcgggggacaaatcacaagttgattcctcaccgaaacactcctaccgcctaggagtccccAACCTCGAAGGGTAACAAGATAAAAGGGGAAATGCTcaagacttgctcaaatcacaaatttcCTTGGTcaaaagagagaggaggagtggaTGTATGCTTGGATGAAATCTCTCTCAAGAACTTTCAGAAATATGTTCGGGATTTACCACAAGAATGCTCAAGTCCCTCTCCTCAAATCCCACCAAAAGCAAAAAGGGATGAAAGATGAGAGAAACAATGGAGGAGGTCAACAAATGAACCCTAGATCCATGGGATAGTTTCCCCCCAAATGGATTGGAGTTTTGAGGCTtgggggaggaggagagagctCAAAACAATGGGgaaatctcagatccaaaagttgTGACTCGTTGGGGAAGAAGGGTACCTTATATAGTGCCCCACTAAATCTGCCACTTATGCACAGAAAAATGTAGCCCGAAACTTTTGGGCTTATCCGGAACTTACGGGCTCCCTATTGAGGCAGACAATGTAAAGTTTCTGGTTAGCCCGGAACTTTCGGGAGGGCCCGAAACTTTCAGGCTCCCTTTGGATCAGATTTTCGCAAATTTTTTGTTTAGCCCAGAACCTTCCCGGAACTTCCGACCCCCAATAAACAGCCAGCACACCAGTAGTAAAACATGCGTAACTCTTACATACCAACTATGATTTTGATGATCTTGGACTCGTTTTGTAGCTATTGAAAAGCTCGAGGTCCTCACATAGAGAACCACCCAATATCAAACAAAATGGATGATGCAATCAATTCAAATGTTTGAGTATAGAATTTAGGGAATCCTTTTTGGCTAACGGTTTACTTTGGAATATAAGATAGGAGTGGAATTGTGTATGGAGGATGTTGACTTGAGCAAGTCCATTACAAAACCCTTTGACCCCCTCTAAATAGTGCGGCATCCCtaaaactcaagaatcataaaagagctaCACTACATAGCTATAACACCCCGCGCGGTGCAAATTACATCTCCATGCACTAGAGATGTAACTACAACACCCCGCGTGGTGCAAATATGCATCTCCACGCAATAGAGATATAAAAAGCTCAAATGCACCGCCGCTTGAATCCACCCCCTCGCCCGCATCACCGGACGCATTCCCGCACCTCCGTCGCTCGAATCCATCGGCCCATCACCTCAGCTACCCTACCAGCATCGCCGCCCGCAGCCCCGCACCCCCCCTCCGCGTGCAACCCCGTCCCTGCATCACCCAACCCCTTGGCCACAACACCCCTCCCCGTCGTCGCCATGCCGCCAAGGAAGACCTCAAAGAGCAAGACCGGCTTCTTCGGCGTGAGGGCGAAGCCCTCCGGCAATTTCAGGTGGAGTTCACCAACATCGGTCCCCGCTTTTGGCTCGTCGCCTACTGCATAGCCGACATGGCCGTGCATGCCTATGACTTGGCAGTGTGGTGTGCCGGGTGGCCGAAGAAGGGCCTCAAATCCCAAAGATCGAGACACGAACGAATGTGGAGATGCTCGTGCCGGGGGGCATACGTATGGAAAAGATCAAGACGAAGAAGAGGCCCACCATTGTCATTAGTCTCGGAGATAGCGACGAGGCGGCGATGACGAGGTTCATGCAGGAGCATCCATAGTATGTTCATGCCGAGCTGGAGTTGTTCTGGAAGCGAGATGTCGAGCAggttaagaaggaggaggatgatgccGACCCCTCGATGTTGATCCTCGTCGAGTCCTCGAAGGAGGACTGGGGCgattcggaggaggaggaggggtgcgaCAACCCCAACAAGGACGAGTTCTGGGACCAGCTCAAGAGCTCCAACGAGGAGTAGTTCATCTTCGAGTAGTAGGCGTTTGAACTAGTATTAGTCGTTCGTGTAATAGTTCGATGGATGTAGTAGTATGAACTAGTATTAGTCGTTCGTGTAATAGTTCGATGGATGTAGTAGTATGAACTAGTAGTAGTCCTTCAAATTATGTTTAATTAAGTTTTAGTTAGAACTATGTTCAATTATATTTGAAATGAAGTAGTAGTTGAAGTTGGTATGTTTAAATTATGTTTGAAATCAAGTAGTACTTGAAGTTTCTAAAATTTACATCTTCATTTTGCATCACCTATTGGATTTGCACATTTACATCCCCGTTTTGCATCATCTGTTGGAGTTGGCCCTTTTGGAGATGTAAAAAGGCACGTTTTGAAGATGTAAATTTTACATCTCCTGCTTTCACATCTTCAAATTTGCATCTTCCATTGAAGATGCTCTAATAGTTGGATGGGATGATTAGGGTATGTGCAAGGGTGGATAAGGCTTTTTAGGGTGTAACAATAACTCATCTAGATGTGACATAGTTATCTCACATCTAAATTATGATGTTAGTGACACCTCATCACCTCAACATCTTGTAACTAAAACCAGCACAACCCTGATCCTTATTTGTTTATTTGTTTCATTTCCCATAGTAAACATTACCCACGTAACCCTGATCCACAACATAGTAAACAAGCTAGTTTTTCTATTTGCGAACGTAAGACGAATCGGTACCTGCACGAATAAATGAGTATCCATTACCCACGTACTCTGTTGGTAAAAACCATATTAGGGTAAGAGTATGGAACAACAAAATTAGCCATGTATATATAAATAAGAAAAATATGAAACCCATCGGAAAGAGTGGGTATGGGAGCATATAACCCATACCCATATATCCATGTATCCATATAAAATCTATGTAAATTTAAAATTATCTTTACAATCTACACTATGCCACGAATTTGTGAACTGAAAATGTATGACTATGTGTTGTTGTTTATAactatatgatgttgtttatgggtATATGTTGTTATAAACTACTTTTGTAAACTATGCTTATATGTTGTTGTTTATCTCTACTTCTAAATGTTGAGTTTATCACATGTTTTTTCCGTTTCTCCTCCGACCACCCCTCCCATCCGAGTCTATCGGTTTGTTttcctttccactctttattacaACCCACAACTTTCCTAACATACAAAAAATCACGGATCTAAATTTCTTAAGTTATCCAAATCAATCAAAATCTCTTATTAATGCAATTTATTTTAGAAAACAAATAACAGATTTTCAGATAACAAATAATAGATTTTAATGTAATTTTCCTAACTTATCCAAATCTATTGATCCCTCTCATTAGTGTAATTTATTTTAGGAAACAAATAACAGATTTTCATGAAACAAATAACAGATTTTAAGGAAATTAGCATTTAAATCATGACAAACAAATCTCTACTCCTAATTGGGGACTTGGTAGCCGCCATTCCATGGTTTTTTGTCTCTCCTTCCACCTTTGTTTGGGTTTTATTCATCCCTCCTTCCACCGTTGTTTATTTCGTTCGTTCTTTTGCATCATCTTCCACCACTCTattcttttgttttttgtttttttctttaccTCTTACACAAtggaaaacaaatctgaaatttccaTGCGGTCATATGTTATTTAGTAATGTCTTTATGAAAAAAAACAATCGTGATCAATCTTTAATGAATCtttaaagaaaaatataaaataatTAATCTTATCATAAGTCGCTCAATCATATTAATTAATCTTTTCATACATCAtcaaaattaaattaattaaTATTATCATATGTCGTCTAATCACATTAATGTCGCATGACACATCCTATCAAATCTCTACCTGGTAGCTTACGTTCTATGTTTTTTTGTCTCACCTCCACCCCTCCCttcaccttgattttttttcttttttcatttcaccaccacaaataaaaaaaattatgatACAAAGAGTAGAAATATATGATAATGATTTGATGTACAAATCTGATCTCCACCGATTCGATGTAATGTTATACAAAGTTCGTGTTTCTGATTATACCAAGTTTACATTTTTAACCAAATGTATTCACTATGCAGAACATGCACAAGTGATCATGAAACCTGATTTTATGCAGCCGATGGTTTCAATATATTAATTATATATCATATTTCTACCAACATGGTCTTTAATTACAACCTAAGCGGGTGATGATTTGGTATGGTGGAACTATATTAAAAAAGTAAACAACCGGTTGGGATGTAATTTATTTTAGCAAATGTATACCAAGATGCCATTTCATTCAATGAGGTTAGTAACACAAGGTTATGATTCATAACCAaagaacagaaaagaaaagaaaagaaaagaaaaagggtcTAAATGATGAAGGTGTGGTTTGCGACTTTGCGTCACTTTGTTGCTCTCAGTCTAGGTCCACTACGACTGAAATATAACCGAGAGCGCTGCTAATTTGCGCGCAATGGAGCGTGCATTTTTCGACAGGGTACTTAGACCGGATTAGGCAATGCAGTCGCGTGCTTCATTTCTTgtcctttctttttatttttttgcatgcaATGAAATGCACAGGCCACCTGCCCACCCACCCCTGAAAATTAGGGGGACAAGAGATTAGAGAGGCGCTCGGCCATCCGCACCCTAAAAATCGAGGAAGATGGATTAATGATATTAGATATTGGGCCCCACAACTAAAATCGGGGGAAGATTAGGATTGCGCTCGTAAGCCTATCACGTGTTGCGACACACACAcacgtaaaagtatttttgtgtaATCCATAAAGCTAACAGATAGGAAGAGTAGACATGCTCGCAACTACATCAAACTTGAGTGGGATGGGCAGGACAAATAAGTAGAAGGTCGCATTTCCTTGGTGGCCGCCTTGGCGTGACAATGTGCACTCCTTGGCACGTCAAATCATCCTGGGGTGAGCAGCCTCGACGATGAAGGTGTATCCCTCCTCGAAGTGCCACACCATTGTGTGTGAGGTTGTCCAACCCACATATGAATGGGTCAGCTACATGCTTGTCATTAATAGAGGGTTGTAGTCCCTTTTGCACCTCACTGGCGGATCCAGCTACCCAAGATGCTAGATCGATGGGCTAGCTCAGTGTCGATGCGGCCGTGTGAGAGGTTGTTAGAGGGAGAAGGAGGCATGCCATGTCGtggcagggagaggagggggatgGAGACACCATGACTTAGAGGGGAGGTGGTGGGGAGAGGAGTGGGGGGCTTCGCCATGGCATGGAGGGGAGGTGTCTGGGAGAGATGGTAGTGGCAATGTTGTGGCTGGGAGATGGGATGCGACGAGAATCGGTGGCTTGTTGGTTGTGCGGGTAGAGTAGAAGGCGGTTGTGCAGTGCGTGAATGAGAGGAGTGAGAGGAGTTCCTATACGCTTACATCAATATCACATAGCATAACAAGTCATTTCTAGGAAAAATACCAACCAAATGATCTATATGTAGCCTACAATTTAAAACCCACGAAAATCAGAATGCGACTCACATTGTTCCTTGCAATGAAGTTGAAGACAACATTCCTCACATTGTACAAAAATATATTAAATACATCAAGTAGATCTTAGTTTGTAAGATATAATTAGTTGGTTCATTGAACTGAATTTCAATTACTTCTCATTGTTACATGCTATAATTTCTTTGCATGCAATTTTTACATGCGTTGTGATTTTGTTTGCAACTGATAAAAATATATTCATGATCCATGACAATGCATGGGCATTATACTAGTGACTATAAGTTGTTCAAAATAATGCTTTGCAAACATGGTTAATTTTACCTCGGGTATCATTCTACCCTGTCGGGCAACGGGTATAGAAAAAATTATACCCGTTTAGAGGTGTGGATAAGGGTTATGGGTAAGATCACAAGGAACTCATAAGGGTATGGTTTGGCTTCATACATACCCGTATCCTGCGGATGCCACCCCTATATCCAATATGCACTTTCGTTCTTTGGATACGTTCACTAGCTGcta
This window encodes:
- the LOC123430563 gene encoding probable aquaporin TIP3-2 — encoded protein: MLPTSFATRGAAGPEPLLPAASRAVLSEFVATAVFVFAAEGSVYGLWKMYKDTGTLGGLLVVAVAHALALAAAVALASDASGGHVNPAVTFGVLVGRRISFARAVLYWAAQLLGAVLAAALLRIISGGVRPMGFTLGHGIHERHALLLEVVMTFGLMYTVYATAVDRNRGGNVGAIAPIAIGFVLGANILAGGPFDGAAMNPARAFGPALVGWTWRHHWVYWVGPLIGAGLAGALYEFVMAEQPVEPAAAATRGLPVPAEDY